A window from Exiguobacterium marinum DSM 16307 encodes these proteins:
- a CDS encoding sulfurtransferase, producing MFPTMRAQELKQIVHTNSIRFIDCRYSLNDASYGKYVYGQGHLPNAVFLDLMEDLSGPLGEHGGRHPLPSKEAWTSTLRRIGLKKDDLVVIYDDGFPYAARAWWLFKWAGHERVVVLEGGIQSGITYCGDTTTEIPHYKSSDYTPDFQDDMIATLEEVRAATNGKLYDSRSEDRYNGVHEPIDQKAGHIPNALLCSYAEAITELGTLEDFHDLKELYKDVLPVENPIFYCGSGVTACVNILALHALGKDDVRLYPGSYSDWVSYPENEVHP from the coding sequence ATGTTTCCAACAATGCGTGCCCAAGAATTAAAACAAATCGTGCATACGAACTCGATTCGTTTCATCGATTGCCGATATTCGTTAAACGACGCGTCCTACGGTAAATACGTTTATGGACAGGGACATCTTCCGAACGCAGTCTTTCTCGACTTGATGGAAGACTTGTCTGGTCCACTCGGTGAACATGGTGGACGTCATCCGCTCCCTTCAAAAGAGGCATGGACGTCAACGCTTCGTCGCATCGGCTTGAAAAAAGATGATCTTGTCGTTATTTATGATGACGGTTTTCCGTATGCAGCCCGTGCATGGTGGCTCTTTAAATGGGCCGGTCACGAGCGGGTCGTCGTCCTAGAAGGCGGAATCCAGTCGGGAATCACCTATTGCGGTGATACCACGACGGAGATTCCACACTATAAGTCGAGTGACTATACGCCGGACTTCCAAGATGACATGATTGCCACACTCGAAGAAGTAAGAGCCGCCACAAACGGTAAACTTTACGATTCTAGATCAGAAGATCGCTATAACGGCGTACACGAACCGATAGACCAAAAAGCAGGACACATTCCGAACGCATTGCTTTGCTCATATGCAGAAGCTATTACAGAGCTCGGCACATTAGAAGACTTTCACGATTTGAAAGAACTTTACAAAGATGTTCTTCCTGTCGAGAACCCCATCTTTTATTGTGGGAGCGGTGTGACCGCCTGCGTCAATATTTTAGCGCTACACGCTCTCGGTAAGGACGATGTCCGGCTCTATCCAGGGTCATATTCCGATTGGGTCAGCTATCCAGAAAACGAGGTCCACCCGTAA
- a CDS encoding glycogen/starch/alpha-glucan phosphorylase, whose amino-acid sequence MFTDKQSFVGAFKERFIALNGKSIEDGTEQEVYQTLATMVREQAMPKWIHTRDRQEEKHSKQVIYFSLEFLLGRFLYNNLLSLDVLELVKEGLEDLGYDFTDISELEPEPGLGNGGLGRLAACFLDSLAALSLPGHGNGIRYRYGLFKQKIVDGYQVELPDNWLRDGNMWETRRQDKAVDINFGGWIEMKQIGDRLRVVHHPDEVVKAVPYDMPVIGYQNDVVNTLRLWNAESPLDDEAYLEKTKGTYKDLLKHKQSIATISEFLYPDDTTYEGKVLRLKQQYFFVSAGIQSMLASYLKGNKSLKQLGDHYAIHINDTHPVVAIPELMRILMDEHGYGWDEAWRITKSVMSFTNHTLLAEALEKWPVEMYQRLLPRVYQIIEEINRRFCRDVLVNYPHLESHMGEIAIVSNEHINMANLAVVGSHSTNGVAQIHTDILKQREMRYLYEIFPLRFNNKTNGITHRRWLLKSNPRLSEVITEAIGPSWIEHPNDLEKLMDFSKDKSFQEKVMDVKQQNKFDLAAYIQSETGETVDPHSIFDVQVKRLHAYKRQLLNALHIHALYLKIQADPTFTMVPRTFIFGAKAAPGYHYAKEIIRYINALATLINKDKRASQFIKVIFLENYRVSMAERIFPGSDLSEQISTASYEASGTGNMKFMMNGALTIGTLDGANIEIRDAVSDDHIFIFGLSPQEVMNYKKFGGYHAAEMYHAHQEIKDVVDGLVSGTFDKVGEYQFQSIFDSLLVYNDDFLVLKDFISYMRAQRRVDEMFGDRARWAESSIVNTAKSGIFSSDRTITEYANAVWNIKPTSVK is encoded by the coding sequence ATGTTCACAGATAAACAGAGCTTTGTCGGCGCGTTTAAGGAACGATTTATCGCATTGAATGGAAAGTCGATTGAGGATGGGACAGAGCAGGAAGTGTATCAAACATTGGCAACGATGGTACGCGAACAGGCCATGCCGAAATGGATCCATACGCGAGACCGTCAAGAAGAAAAGCATAGTAAGCAAGTCATCTACTTCTCACTTGAATTTTTATTAGGCCGTTTCCTGTACAATAACTTGTTAAGCCTAGACGTATTAGAACTCGTCAAAGAAGGGCTTGAGGATCTCGGATACGATTTTACCGATATCTCAGAGTTGGAACCGGAACCTGGTCTCGGGAACGGGGGGCTCGGTCGTTTAGCAGCTTGCTTCCTTGATTCGTTGGCCGCACTCAGTTTACCCGGACACGGGAACGGGATTCGATATCGCTATGGTCTCTTCAAACAGAAGATTGTGGATGGATATCAGGTCGAGCTACCGGACAATTGGCTCCGTGATGGAAACATGTGGGAAACGAGACGTCAGGATAAGGCGGTCGACATTAACTTCGGTGGATGGATCGAGATGAAGCAAATCGGAGACCGATTGCGTGTCGTCCACCATCCGGATGAAGTTGTCAAAGCGGTCCCCTACGATATGCCAGTCATCGGTTATCAGAATGACGTTGTGAATACGTTGCGTCTTTGGAACGCTGAATCGCCCCTTGACGATGAGGCTTATTTAGAAAAAACGAAAGGGACGTATAAAGACTTGTTAAAACATAAACAGTCGATTGCGACCATTTCGGAATTCTTATATCCGGATGATACGACTTATGAAGGAAAAGTACTTCGTTTGAAACAACAGTATTTCTTCGTGTCGGCAGGAATCCAGTCGATGCTTGCTTCTTACTTAAAAGGTAATAAATCTCTCAAACAATTGGGCGATCATTATGCGATTCACATCAATGATACGCACCCGGTTGTTGCAATCCCTGAATTAATGCGAATTTTGATGGATGAGCATGGATACGGATGGGATGAAGCGTGGCGAATCACGAAGAGCGTCATGTCGTTTACGAACCACACGTTACTCGCAGAAGCACTTGAAAAATGGCCGGTTGAGATGTACCAGCGGCTATTGCCACGTGTCTATCAGATCATCGAAGAAATCAATCGACGTTTCTGTCGTGACGTCCTGGTCAACTATCCCCATCTCGAATCACATATGGGTGAAATCGCCATCGTATCGAATGAGCATATCAATATGGCCAACTTGGCCGTCGTCGGCTCTCATTCGACGAACGGGGTTGCACAAATCCATACCGATATTTTGAAACAGCGTGAGATGCGTTACTTATATGAGATTTTCCCACTGCGATTTAACAACAAGACGAACGGGATTACCCATCGTCGCTGGCTCTTAAAATCGAATCCACGGTTATCTGAGGTCATCACAGAAGCAATCGGTCCTTCGTGGATTGAGCATCCAAATGATTTGGAAAAGCTGATGGATTTCTCAAAAGATAAGAGTTTTCAAGAAAAAGTGATGGATGTGAAGCAACAAAATAAATTCGATTTGGCAGCTTACATTCAATCGGAGACCGGAGAAACGGTTGATCCGCATTCGATTTTTGATGTGCAAGTCAAGCGTCTACACGCCTATAAGCGACAGTTGCTAAACGCGCTTCATATCCACGCGCTCTACTTGAAGATTCAAGCAGATCCGACGTTCACGATGGTTCCACGAACGTTTATCTTTGGCGCAAAGGCGGCACCAGGATATCATTATGCGAAAGAAATTATTCGTTACATCAATGCGCTTGCGACATTAATCAACAAGGATAAGCGAGCAAGTCAATTCATCAAAGTCATCTTCCTTGAAAACTATCGTGTTTCAATGGCTGAACGGATTTTCCCGGGATCTGATTTGAGTGAACAAATTTCGACTGCAAGCTATGAGGCATCGGGTACCGGCAACATGAAGTTCATGATGAATGGTGCTTTAACGATTGGAACGTTAGACGGAGCCAATATTGAGATTCGTGATGCCGTCAGCGATGATCACATCTTCATTTTCGGATTATCTCCACAAGAAGTCATGAACTATAAAAAGTTCGGAGGGTATCATGCAGCGGAGATGTATCACGCACATCAAGAAATCAAGGATGTCGTCGATGGTCTCGTCAGTGGGACATTCGATAAGGTAGGCGAATATCAATTCCAGTCCATCTTCGATTCACTTCTCGTCTACAACGATGATTTCTTAGTCTTAAAAGACTTTATCTCTTACATGCGAGCACAGCGACGTGTCGACGAGATGTTCGGTGATCGTGCGCGTTGGGCAGAGAGCTCAATTGTCAATACGGCGAAATCGGGCATCTTCTCAAGTGACCGAACCATCACGGAGTATGCAAACGCAGTTTGGAATATCAAACCGACGAGTGTGAAATAA